Within Porites lutea chromosome 2, jaPorLute2.1, whole genome shotgun sequence, the genomic segment CGAGCCGTGATTTCTTTAGCAAATGCaatgtttttaactttaacaGTCCCAGTCATGGCGAAGCCGCAGAAAACAGAGTTCTCCAAACAGACATTTCTTTCTATCACGCGATCTTTGAAGCTGTCCTCCGATGCAGGCTGAGTAAAACAACACCGGAATCTCTTTAAGAGCCTAGGTGTTGCAAAATTATTCAAAATGTTCCCCTGTCGACTGACAGAAAGGTCTTCCTCACTATTTGCAGGTGTGATAACTTTGACTGAAACCAGGTCCTGGCCGTCGAAATCGGCGAAATGAACACGGCGTTTGGATTCATTCGGCGAGGAAACCGGCGACAAATGCTGTGGctcttctttcattttcgtgAGCGAGACATCCTTCCCAGAACAGGAGAAGAACGGGTTGTTATTCAAATCAAGTTCTCCCTTGTACATGAAGCGTACTTGTAGTAATAAAGACTTTCTCGCTCTGTTTCATGTTCAAATGCATGTTTACAAAATGATCGATTCGCATCCGTGACTGAGTGCATGTTTTTGCATAATCGGCTGACCGGTGGTGACGTCACTGGTCGTCGCACATGGCAGCTCCCCGCTGTGCACGTGACGAAAAAAGCAGAGTACAGTTTTCTGGAAGTCATACCACGAATGGTGGATTAATATTTCAAGCAAGCTCTATTTTTCCTGCCAATCTTTTACACTCTGATAATGGCAAGTGAGGACAAGAGAGATTATCCTCTTTTGGTGAAGATCAAGATGAAGTTAAAACCAGGGTGACACAGACATAGTACAGAGTCAtgtttttttgaccaaaattcattttaagCGTCGATTATTTATATGTCGAGAGTGATTTTCGGTCAATTTTGTCGACAATCGTTCTCTCGAGTGCATGAAACATGTAACGTACCTGATTTGTTGTACGACAGTGGTACTAGTTGCCGCACATTCGTGAACGAAAACTTTTTTTAGTTAGGAACGTATTAAGCCGGGAGTCCCAGTATGGTTTTCTATTACAGAAGATCACCGCTACTTCGAAGTTAAAATCAGGTCATGTTTTTGTTGGCTGCCAACCGCGCGCCACTAAAAGCACTTCATAGGATGAAGGTCTTCCAATTTTCACGAAAATTTGATTTATCACCTGATTTGATGAATGAAAGTCAATTAATACTCCTGTAAATAGACTGAAAAGCTGACGTTTCTTACTTTACATCACCCGGCCTGCTTGCGCCCAATCATagttagggaaagttcatttaatatgacaagggcgggggggatgaagatattgagggggggctccgaaaatttttagacacccgaaaggggggctctgaaaaaattgttgcgctaggagggggggctccgaaaatttgtatacttcaaaaccaacacatgacatcatcatacagatcggatagttttcaactcaacaatttaatgacctgtgcaactcagctatgtcacgtggtttacagatataacaaatgtagtctcagtaattattacactcttgttcatcccaaaaatgctttagaaaattgtatcacaactgtatctcaagtttgtcatagtataaaccattgaagacaataacggtaaatatatttaatacagtctagcgatcttttttcaggggagcaaaggaattgaaggaggagggggggggaggctctgaaattttttcgactaccaaggagggggctcctaaaaaattgaaccgctagcgaggggggctgctaaaatttcaagcttcgagtttcaatatcttcatccccccccttgtcatattaaatgaactttcccttagtagtccccctctactaactatggcccaatagacctattcggctaactcaatgttgtacccaattaaaaccctttgggaataaaacgttttgtttcaggaatttccatatcatttaaatgtgaatgccacgttataatgcaaatacaatacacaaagaatcttatccccgggagatttgaattgggtacaacattgagttagccgaataggtctattctCATGGTCGCTCTCCCCCAGCTTGCGATAGCCCTTCGATGCACTTCCCCTCCAAAACCGTCGCCTAAGCACAGGCTATTCAAGCGCTAGCTGAATTTACGGCGTTAAATTGAGACAATCAACTCAGTGCTCGCTTTCTTcaagtctccctcgcagccgtttttttggatgtcacgcaacgctcccgttgcgtgacatccaaaaaacggctgcgagggaaaCAGGtataaaatattttagttttatCTTAGCAGTCGTGTGATCGGAGGAAGCCTGTTGAAGAAGTGCATCAAGTTGTCTGTTCAGGGGATTAATTTGAATGCATGGTATCTTTTGTAATTAAGAGTAGCCATGAGCTCaggcctcggttgttcaaaagctggataacgctatccaccgggtaaatctctatccagtggatattgcaattagtttccccaatacttatccgctggatattAATTTTGTGGATAGCGCTTCCttacgtttgaacaaccggggccaggtgtGTAAACTCTTTTTACCTCATGGATTTTCGTCTACACACCTCCATCACTAATTCTAATCCATGTTCTCGCATAAATGTAGTAACTTGATatgtaaaaatagaaaaaaaaactttaaacttgAATACACGCACGTTCCTTTCTGCTGCCCACTAGGGTAGGAAGGTCGGAAGTATACGGAAGTAGGAAGTCGGAAGTCCTTCCTCGGCTTTCGAATCCGGTCGGTTACTATATTTAAAAATGTTTGGCCGAGTTTTTCAATTTGTAATTACATCAAAGTGACAGAAGCGGAGAGAAAACTCCAAACTCTTGCAGCTAATGATATGTAATCTTCTACCTTTACTTGTGACTAAACGCAAAAAAAGTAACTCGCTATTATTTAGGTTATGTAACAACTCGTTATAATTACAAATTAGTTAGGAGTGCGTCCGACATGCATGGATGGGTGAATGGGTGATGGGGCGAACTTCAAAGCAAGCCACAAAGTAGATATTAGTTGCCGGTCTAGAAAAAAGCGTCGGTTCGGAGGGCCCTTCGGACTC encodes:
- the LOC140927384 gene encoding protein phosphatase 1 regulatory subunit 3C-like, translating into MYKGELDLNNNPFFSCSGKDVSLTKMKEEPQHLSPVSSPNESKRRVHFADFDGQDLVSVKVITPANSEEDLSVSRQGNILNNFATPRLLKRFRCCFTQPASEDSFKDRVIERNVCLENSVFCGFAMTGTVKVKNIAFAKEITARYTVDGWKTFRDVWADYVPESSDGDTDRFQFRISLPHSMDVGGKLEFAIRYCTAGKEYWDNNFNRNYCAECFVHAIVDK